Below is a genomic region from bacterium.
GCCGGGAGTGCGAAGCGGTGGAGAACTGCCGTCTGCGCATCGGGACGGCCTGCATGGTCGTGCCCGACCTGCCCGAAGGGATGGAACTGCTTCGCTGGGAGGCGGGGGCCTTCCTCACCCTGCCCATCCTGGATCGCATGCAGCGGGAGGTGGGGCGCCTGCGCCTGGACGACTCCATCTCGGGCACCCTGCCCAACGAGGCGCAGGTCCACATCGTCGAGTTGCTGCTGCGCCATGTCGCCCTCTCCCTGGACGAGCTGGAGCTGGAACGCCAGGTGGCGCGCAGCGAGGCCCGCTACCAGGACCTCTACGAGAACGCCAAGTACTCGATCTTCGTGGTGGACGCGGAAAGCGCCCGCATCGTGGACGTCAACCGCGAGGCGGAGAAGCTGACGGGCTTCGAGCGCGGGGAGCTGATCGGCCGCCGCATCTGGGAGACCCACTCCAGCGAGTACCAGGAGGTGGCGCGGCGCAACTGGCTGCGCACCCTGCAGCGGGAGGCCACCTCCTACGAGAACGTGCCCCTGCAGCGCAAGGACGGCTCCACCATCTTCGTCGATTACAACTGCATGTTCACCGAATTCAACGGCCGGCCGGTGGTGCAAAGCTTCTACCGGGACGTGACGGAGAAGCAGGCCCTTGAGTTCTCCCTGATCCAAAGCCAGAAACTGGCCGGCCTGGGGCAACTATCGGCGGGCGTGGCCCATGAGCTGCGCAACCCGCTCGGCATCATCAACTCCTCGCTTTACTACATCAGCTCGGTGATCGAGCGCGAGGATCTGCGCCTGCCCGACCAGGTGAAGAAGCACATGGGCATCATCAAGAACGAGGTGGACCGCTCGCGCAAGATCATCGAGAACCTGCTCAACTTCGCGCGGACAAGCAGCCACGAGCGGGAACGCGTGGACCTGGCGGATTTGCTGCGTGTCACCCTCGATCTGATGAAGAAGGAATTGCTGGTCAACAATATCCGCTTGGTGATGGAGATGGAGGATCTGCCCACCGTTCATCTCAACCTGGACGAGCTGAAGCAGGCCTTCCTCAACATCATCCTGAACGCCACGCAGGCCATGCCGGGTGGCGGCATGCTGCGCATCCGCGGCCGGCGCGAGGGGGGACGTGTCCAGATCAGTTTCGAGGACACGGGCCAGGGCATCAGCCAGGAGAACCTGCCCAACGTGCTCAATCCCTTTTTCACGACGAAGGAGCCCGGCACGGGCACGGGCTTGGGCCTCTCCCTGACCCATTCCTTCATCCGGCGGGCGGGGGGGGACCTGACCCTGGAGAGCGAACTGGGCATCGGCACCACCGTCCGCATCTACCTGCCGGCCGGCGTAGTCGAGGAGACACCATGAGTCAACGCTTGAAGATTTTGCTCGTCGACGACGAGATCAACATGCTGGAATCGCTGGGGGACGTCCTGCGCGGCGAGAAGTACCAGGTCGCCACCGCCTCGGGTGGCGAGGAGGCGTTGGCCAGGCTGGAGAAGGAGAGTTCCTTCGACCTGATGATCACCGACCTCAAGATGCCCCGCATGAACGGCCTCGACCTCCTCGACCGGGTGGTCAAGTCCTACCCCTCCCTCGACGTGATCGTCCTCACCGGGCACGGCAGTGTCGAGAGCGCCGTCCAAGCCATGCGCCGGGGCGCCTTTGACTTCCTGCTCAAGCCCTTCCAGCCGGAGGAGGCCCTGCAGATCATCGCCCGGCTGGATGAGAAGAAGAACGGCCTGGTGCAGAACAACGCCTTCCTGGCCGAACTCTCCCGGACCTACGGCTTCGACTCCATCATCGGCAACAGCCCGGCCATCATGGACGTGTTCAAGAAGGTGGCGACGGCGGCCAAGTCCAACGCCTCCATCCTCATCACGGGGGAGTCGGGCACGGGCAAGGAGCTGGTGGCCCACGTCGTCCACTACTTCAGCAACCGGGCCAACCGCCCCTTCATCAAGACCAGTTGCGCCTCCTTCGGCGAAGGCGTGCTGGAGAGCGAGCTCTTCGGCCACGAGCGGGGCGCTTTCACCCATGCCGTGGAGCAACGCAAGGGCCGCTTCGAGCTGGCCGATCGCGGCACCCTCTTCCTGGACGAGGTGGGCGACATCCCCATGCGCACGCAAACCAAACTGGTGCGCGTGCTGCAGACCAAGGAGTTCGAACGGGTGGGCGGCACGGAGACGCTCAAGGTGG
It encodes:
- a CDS encoding sigma-54 dependent transcriptional regulator produces the protein MSQRLKILLVDDEINMLESLGDVLRGEKYQVATASGGEEALARLEKESSFDLMITDLKMPRMNGLDLLDRVVKSYPSLDVIVLTGHGSVESAVQAMRRGAFDFLLKPFQPEEALQIIARLDEKKNGLVQNNAFLAELSRTYGFDSIIGNSPAIMDVFKKVATAAKSNASILITGESGTGKELVAHVVHYFSNRANRPFIKTSCASFGEGVLESELFGHERGAFTHAVEQRKGRFELADRGTLFLDEVGDIPMRTQTKLVRVLQTKEFERVGGTETLKVDVRVIAATHRNIRQMIQEGRFREDLFYRLNVIPIQLPALRDRQEDIPLLVNHFLGQLTREMGKKIDKVADSAMDELMSYAWPGNIRELRNVVERAVVFCEGRLLKVDDIHADRMAEPQEDGHSLKLKSLSLQEAESALITHCLNQTKWNLSKTAKLLEISRGTLYSKMVKLGLRDTEEEEVEEE